The Arachis ipaensis cultivar K30076 chromosome B07, Araip1.1, whole genome shotgun sequence genome includes a window with the following:
- the LOC107607793 gene encoding mitogen-activated protein kinase 13-like, with product MSVKGLSHIHRKGLVHCDLKPENILVFPSLDKEIANYQLKITDFELSKTKEEEADVELWKSKPRGMLSYLSPEAFSGHIDAPIDIWALGCIVIEMLTGLPAWGPDGYAIGFLGLGRLLLLDGFAEKELESGECRRNCRKKAQMQLPEEGADKP from the exons ATGAGTGTTAAAGGGCTTTCGCATATTCATCGCAAAGGACTCGTCCACTGTGACCTCAAGCCGGAGAACATTCTTGTGTTTCCTTCATTGGATAAAGAGATTGCAAACTATCAATTGAAGATCACGGATTTTGAATTATCGAAGACCAAAGAGGAGGAAGCAGATGTTGAGTTGTGGAAGTCCAAGCCTAGAGGTATGCTGTCATACTTGTCGCCGGAAGCATTTTCCGGTCATATTGATGCTCCGATTGATATATGGGCACTTGGTTGCATAGTGATTGAAATGCTCACTGGATTGCCTGCCTGGG GGCCTGATGGCTATGCCATAGGGTTTCTTGGGTTAGGCCGTCTTCTTCTCCTTGATGGCTTTGCCGAAAAGGAGTTGGAGTCGGGCG aatgcagacggaactgccggaagAAGGCGCAGATGCAACTGCCGGAAGAAGGTGCAGACAAGCCATAG
- the LOC107607794 gene encoding mitogen-activated protein kinase kinase 7-like: protein MSVKGLSHIHHKGLVHCDLKPENILVFPSLDKEIANYQLKIMDFELSKTKEEEADVELWKSKPRGTLSYLSPEAFFGHIDAPMDIWALGCIVIEMLTGLPAWGESVLHEEYLGYLVEHFGESPKKPQGIDFFCYDFLENCFMKDPSKRWTADMLFGPDGYAIGFLGSGRLLLLEGFAKKELDSGGIRK, encoded by the exons ATGAGTGTTAAAGGGCTTTCGCATATTCATCACAAAGGACTCGTCCACTGTGACCTCAAGCCGGAGAACATTCTTGTGTTTCCTTCATTGGATAAAGAGATTGCAAACTATCAATTGAAGATCATGGATTTTGAATTATCGAAGACCAAAGAGGAGGAAGCAGATGTTGAGTTGTGGAAGTCCAAGCCTAGAGGTACGCTGTCATACTTGTCGCCAGAAGCGTTTTTCGGTCATATTGATGCTCCGATGGATATATGGGCACTTGGTTGCATAGTGATTGAAATGCTCACTGGATTGCCTGCCTGGGGTGAGAGTGTTTTGCATGAGGAGTATTTGGGGTACTTGGTTGAGCATTTTGGAGAATCACCCAAGAAGCCGCAAGGAATCGATTTTTTCTGTTATGATTTTCTGGAAAATTGCTTTATGAAGGATCCTAGCAAGAGGTGGACTGCTGACATGCTTTTTG GGCCTGATGGCTATGCCATAGGGTTTCTTGGGTCAGGCCGTCTTCTTCTCCTTGAAGGCTTTGCCAAAAAGGAGTTGGATTCGGGCGGTATTAGGAAATAA
- the LOC110262444 gene encoding protein kinase 2-like codes for MSDLQWKKLKVLGAGSYGTVYLAIVVDEQTLKPLPETEVSVYARMSVKGLSHIHRKGLVHCDLKPENILVFPSLDKEIANYQLNITDFGLSKTKEEEADVELWKSKPRGTLSYLLPEEFSGHIDAPMDIWALGCIVIEMLTGLPAWGESVLYEKYLRMQTELPEEGADVTTGRRRIQAIVTIP; via the exons ATGAGTGATTTACAATGGAAGAAGCTTAAGGTCTTGGGAGCCGGTTCTTATGGCACTGTTTATCTTGCCATTGTTGTTGATGAACAAACACT GAAACCTCTCCCGGAGACCGAGGTGAGTGTCTATGCACGCATGAGTGTTAAAGGACTTTCGCATATTCATCGCAAAGGACTCGTCCACTGTGACCTCAAGCCGGAAAACATTCTTGTGTTTCCCTCATTGGATAAAGAGATTGCAAACTATCAATTGAATATCACGGATTTTGGATTATCGAAGACCAAAGAGGAGGAAGCAGATGTTGAGTTATGGAAGTCCAAGCCTAGAGGTACGCTGTCATACTTGTTGCCGGAAGAATTTTCCGGTCATATTGATGCTCCGATGGATATATGGGCACTTGGTTGCATAGTGATTGAAATGCTCACTGGATTGCCTGCCTGGGGTGAGAGTGTTTTGTATGAGAAGTATTTGAG aatgcagacggaactgccggaagAAGGCGCAGATGTAACTACTGGAAGAAGGCGCATACAAGCCATAGTGACTATTCCATGA
- the LOC107607795 gene encoding meiosis induction protein kinase IME2/SME1-like, giving the protein MIVKGLSHIHRKGIVHCDLKPENILVFPSLDKEIANYQLKIADFGLSKTKEEEADVELWKSKPRGTLSYLSLEAFFGHIDAPMDIWAPGCIVIKILTGFLAWGESVLHEDYLTYLVEHFGESPKKPQGIALFIVSPVQGPDGYAVGFLGQAVFFSMMALPKRSWSRAMELPEEGADATAGRRRRCNCRKKAQTGHSD; this is encoded by the exons ATGATTGTTAAAGGGCTTTCGCATATTCATCGCAAAGGAATCGTCCACTGTGACCTCAAGCCGGAGAACATTCTTGTGTTTCCTTCATTGGATAAAGAGATTGCAAACTATCAATTGAAGATCGCGGATTTTGGATTATCGAAGACCAAAGAGGAGGAAGCAGATGTTGAGTTGTGGAAGTCCAAGCCTAGAGGTACGCTGTCATACTTGTCGCTAGAAGCGTTTTTCGGTCATATTGATGCTCCGATGGATATATGGGCACCTGGTTGCATAGTAATTAAAATACTCACTGGATTTCTTGCCTGGGGTGAGAGTGTTTTGCATGAGGATTATTTGACGTACTTGGTTGAGCATTTTGGAGAATCACCCAAGAAGCCGCAAGGAATCG CTTTGTTTATTGTGTCCCCTGTCCAAGGGCCTGATGGCTATGCTGTAGGTTTCTTGGGTCAGGCCGTCTTCTTCTCCATGATGGCTTTGCCGAAAAGGAGTTGGAGTCGGGCG atggaactgccggaAGAAGGCGCAGATGCAACTGCCGGAAGACGGCGCAGATGCAACTGCCGGAAGAAGGCGCAGACAGGCCATAGTGACTAA